In the genome of Streptococcus mitis, one region contains:
- a CDS encoding copper ABC transporter permease: MKLFFKTYWTYFISFIIPVVIMTGVYLSQGIYWNSDNSPLLGDGFHQYIIFDIALRNILHGNGSLFYTFTSGLGLNFYALSSYYLGSFLSPLVYFFDLTNMPDAVYLTTLLKFGLIGLSTFFSLNRLFKDIPKSLKLALSTSYALMSFTVSQLEIKTWLDVFILIPFIITGLHLLITEKKFLLYFTSLSILFIQNYYFGYMTALFLIFWYLYQISWDFKTRKSSVLDFVVTSFLAGMASLIMTLPTLFDLQTHGEKLTEVTKFQTESSWYLDLFAKQFIGSFDTTKYGAIPMIFVGLLPFILTILFFTLKSIKFHVKLIYAIFFTFLIASFYIEVLDLFWQGMHTPNMFLHRYSWIFSTLLIYTAAEVLNRLKEIKIWNFLVSLFLVVTGFLATIYLKSHYSFLTDLNILLTFEFLIVYSLLLLAVIKKFISVNLFAILISLFIMVEMSLNASSQMDGIAKEWGFASRSAYSRDIPAMESFSTYIGNQFTRTEKLETQTGNDSMKFNYNGISQFSSVRNRSASSTLDKLGFKSSGTNLNLRYANNSILADSLFGIQYNISDSPIDKYGFKDIYQKNNLTLYENQYSLPIAFASQSVYNDVKFTEHTLDNQASFLNQLADVNFDYFSPIPYEKTENTDDLISVTSSSNEDAAIQYQIEVPENSQVYLSFTNLHFSNDKQKKVDILVNGENKTFTTDNVFSFFNLGYTKEKKTFNIHVSFPGNSQVSFESPTFYRLDTKTFTEAIQKIKEQPVTVSTSKNKVFTTYDVKQDTSIFFTIPYDKGWSAYQDGKKIEIKQAQTGFMKVDVPKGKGTITLSFIPNGFVIGAICSFTSLLLFAIYNHKRKSSKT, encoded by the coding sequence ATGAAATTATTTTTTAAAACATATTGGACCTATTTTATTTCTTTCATCATTCCTGTAGTCATTATGACAGGAGTATATCTATCTCAAGGTATCTACTGGAATAGTGACAACTCTCCTCTATTAGGAGATGGCTTTCATCAATACATTATTTTTGATATAGCTCTAAGGAATATCCTACATGGAAATGGTAGTTTGTTTTACACCTTTACAAGTGGCCTCGGATTGAATTTCTATGCCCTATCTAGTTATTACTTGGGTAGTTTCCTTTCACCTCTAGTTTACTTTTTTGATCTAACGAATATGCCAGATGCTGTTTATCTGACAACTCTCTTAAAATTTGGATTGATTGGTCTGTCAACCTTCTTTAGTCTAAATAGATTATTTAAAGATATTCCGAAATCTTTAAAACTAGCCTTATCCACTTCTTATGCTCTGATGAGCTTTACCGTTAGTCAACTAGAGATAAAAACATGGCTGGATGTTTTTATCTTGATTCCTTTCATTATCACTGGTTTACACCTACTTATAACTGAAAAGAAATTCCTATTATACTTTACAAGTCTGTCAATTTTGTTTATTCAAAATTATTATTTTGGCTATATGACAGCATTGTTTCTTATTTTCTGGTATCTCTATCAAATTTCGTGGGACTTTAAAACCCGAAAATCATCTGTACTTGATTTTGTTGTTACCTCCTTTTTAGCTGGTATGGCTAGTTTGATTATGACTCTTCCAACTCTGTTTGATTTACAGACACATGGGGAAAAATTGACTGAAGTTACAAAGTTTCAAACTGAAAGTAGCTGGTATCTTGATCTCTTTGCTAAGCAATTCATTGGTTCCTTTGACACAACAAAGTATGGGGCCATCCCAATGATTTTTGTTGGACTACTTCCCTTTATTTTGACCATTTTATTTTTTACGCTGAAATCTATTAAGTTTCACGTGAAACTTATCTATGCAATCTTCTTTACATTTCTAATTGCAAGCTTTTATATAGAAGTGCTTGATTTATTTTGGCAAGGCATGCATACTCCAAACATGTTTTTACATCGCTATTCTTGGATTTTCTCTACCTTGTTAATTTACACAGCAGCGGAAGTATTAAATCGTCTGAAAGAAATTAAAATCTGGAACTTTTTAGTTTCGCTTTTTCTTGTAGTAACAGGATTTTTAGCTACCATCTATCTAAAATCACATTATTCTTTTTTAACAGATTTGAATATTCTGCTTACTTTTGAATTTTTGATTGTCTATTCGCTTTTACTCCTTGCAGTTATCAAAAAGTTTATCTCTGTAAATCTATTTGCCATTCTAATCTCTTTATTTATAATGGTTGAAATGAGTTTAAATGCTTCATCTCAAATGGACGGAATTGCTAAGGAATGGGGATTTGCTTCTCGAAGTGCATATAGTAGAGATATCCCAGCTATGGAATCTTTCTCAACATATATTGGAAATCAATTTACTCGTACTGAGAAACTAGAGACTCAGACAGGAAATGACAGTATGAAATTCAACTACAATGGAATCTCTCAATTTTCATCTGTTCGAAATCGTTCAGCAAGCTCTACTTTAGATAAACTTGGTTTTAAATCATCTGGGACTAATCTCAATCTCCGTTATGCAAATAATAGTATTTTGGCTGATAGTTTATTTGGTATCCAGTATAATATCTCAGACAGTCCTATTGATAAGTATGGTTTTAAAGATATCTATCAAAAAAATAATCTTACCCTATATGAAAATCAATACTCACTTCCGATTGCATTTGCTAGTCAATCTGTTTACAACGATGTCAAGTTCACTGAACACACTCTAGATAATCAGGCCTCGTTTTTAAATCAACTTGCTGATGTCAATTTTGATTATTTTTCTCCAATACCCTATGAAAAAACAGAGAATACTGATGATTTGATTAGTGTTACAAGTTCTTCAAATGAAGATGCAGCAATCCAGTATCAAATTGAAGTGCCAGAAAACAGCCAAGTTTATCTTTCTTTCACAAACCTTCACTTTTCTAATGACAAACAAAAAAAGGTTGACATCCTTGTAAATGGGGAAAATAAAACTTTTACAACTGATAATGTCTTCTCCTTCTTTAATCTAGGATATACTAAAGAGAAAAAAACTTTCAATATTCATGTTAGTTTCCCTGGAAATTCACAGGTATCATTTGAATCTCCTACCTTCTATCGTTTAGATACCAAAACTTTTACCGAGGCAATTCAAAAAATTAAAGAACAACCTGTCACAGTATCAACTTCTAAAAACAAAGTCTTTACTACATATGATGTCAAACAAGATACATCCATTTTCTTCACCATTCCTTATGACAAAGGCTGGTCTGCCTACCAAGATGGGAAGAAAATAGAAATTAAACAAGCTCAAACTGGCTTTATGAAAGTTGACGTTCCTAAGGGAAAAGGAACTATTACACTTTCCTTTATTCCCAATGGTTTTGTTATTGGAGCAATCTGTTCCTTTACTTCTCTTTTACTATTTGCAATCTATAATCACAAACGAAAGTCATCTAAGACATAA
- a CDS encoding TetR family transcriptional regulator, which translates to MQESNKRLKTKRTIENAMVQLLMEQPFDQISTVKLAEKAGISRSSFYTHYKDKYDMIEHYQSKLFHTFEYIFQKHAHHKRDAILEVFEYLESEPLLAALLSENGTKEIQNFLRNKLHIMLSTDLQKRFMQLNLNTTELEYSSVYLTHALFGVCQTWIAHGKKESPQEITDFLMKMLGDAN; encoded by the coding sequence ATGCAAGAAAGTAACAAACGCTTAAAAACAAAGCGAACTATTGAAAATGCTATGGTACAATTACTGATGGAACAGCCATTTGATCAAATTTCTACTGTCAAGTTAGCAGAAAAAGCCGGAATTAGTCGTTCCAGCTTCTATACTCACTATAAGGATAAGTATGATATGATTGAACACTATCAAAGCAAGCTATTCCATACATTTGAATATATTTTTCAAAAACATGCTCATCACAAAAGAGATGCTATTTTAGAAGTATTTGAATATCTAGAATCAGAACCACTTCTGGCTGCCCTTCTTTCTGAAAATGGGACTAAAGAAATCCAAAATTTCTTACGAAATAAACTTCATATCATGCTCAGTACGGATTTACAAAAACGCTTTATGCAACTAAATCTAAATACCACTGAATTAGAATATAGTAGCGTCTATCTAACTCACGCACTTTTTGGTGTCTGTCAAACTTGGATTGCACATGGAAAAAAAGAAAGTCCTCAAGAAATAACAGACTTCCTTATGAAGATGCTTGGTGATGCAAATTAA
- a CDS encoding ABC transporter ATP-binding protein, with amino-acid sequence MLTVSDVSLRFSDRKLFDDVNIKFTEGNTYGLIGANGAGKSTFLKILAGDIEPTTGHISLGPDERLSVLRQNHFDYEDERAIDVVIMGNEKLYSIMKEKDAIYMKEDFSDEDGVRAAELEGEFAELGGWEAESEASQLLQNLNIPEELHYQNMSELANGEKVKVLLAKALFGKPDVLLLDEPTNGLDIQSITWLEDFLIDFDNTVIVVSHDRHFLNKVCTHMADLDFGKIKLYVGNYDFWKESSELAAKLLADRNAKAEEKIKQLQEFVARFSANASKSRQATSRKKMLDKIELEEIVPSSRKYPFINFKAEREIGNDLLTVENLTVKIDGETILDNISFILRPGDKTALIGQNDIQTTALIRAIMGDIDYEGTVKWGVTTSQSYLPKDNSADFAGGESILDWLRQFASKEEDDNTFLRGFLGRMLFSGDEVNKPVNVLSGGEKVRVMLSKLMLLKSNVLVLDDPTNHLDLESISSLNDGLKNFKESIIFASHDHEFIQTLANHIIVLSKNGVIDRIDETYDEFLENAEVQAKVKELWKD; translated from the coding sequence TTGCTTACAGTATCTGATGTTTCACTACGTTTTAGTGATCGCAAACTTTTTGATGATGTCAATATCAAATTTACAGAAGGAAATACTTATGGATTAATCGGTGCTAATGGTGCCGGAAAATCAACCTTTTTAAAAATTTTAGCTGGAGATATCGAACCTACTACTGGTCACATCTCTCTTGGTCCAGATGAGCGTCTCTCTGTTCTTCGTCAAAATCACTTTGACTATGAAGATGAACGTGCAATTGACGTCGTTATCATGGGAAATGAAAAACTTTATAGCATCATGAAAGAGAAAGATGCTATCTACATGAAGGAAGATTTCTCAGATGAGGATGGAGTGCGTGCTGCCGAACTCGAAGGAGAGTTTGCCGAACTTGGAGGTTGGGAAGCAGAGAGTGAAGCCTCTCAACTCCTTCAAAATCTAAACATTCCAGAAGAATTGCACTACCAAAATATGAGCGAATTGGCCAATGGTGAGAAAGTAAAGGTTCTCCTCGCCAAAGCACTTTTTGGTAAACCAGATGTTCTTCTCTTGGACGAGCCTACCAACGGTTTAGACATCCAATCAATTACATGGTTAGAAGATTTCTTGATTGACTTTGATAACACAGTCATCGTAGTATCCCATGACCGTCACTTCTTGAATAAAGTATGTACCCACATGGCAGACCTTGACTTTGGAAAAATCAAACTCTATGTCGGAAACTATGACTTCTGGAAGGAATCTTCTGAGCTTGCTGCTAAATTGCTAGCAGACCGTAATGCCAAAGCAGAAGAAAAAATTAAGCAATTGCAAGAATTCGTTGCTCGTTTCTCTGCCAATGCTTCTAAATCAAGACAAGCAACATCGCGTAAGAAAATGCTTGATAAGATTGAGCTAGAAGAGATTGTACCATCTAGTCGTAAATATCCATTTATTAACTTTAAAGCAGAACGTGAGATCGGTAATGATCTCTTGACAGTAGAAAATCTAACTGTAAAGATTGATGGTGAAACTATTTTAGATAATATCAGCTTTATCTTGCGTCCAGGTGATAAGACAGCTCTTATTGGACAAAATGATATCCAAACGACTGCATTAATTCGTGCAATCATGGGAGATATTGACTATGAAGGAACTGTCAAGTGGGGAGTTACAACTAGTCAATCTTACCTGCCAAAAGATAACTCAGCTGATTTTGCAGGGGGAGAATCAATTCTTGACTGGTTGCGTCAATTCGCAAGTAAAGAAGAAGATGACAATACTTTCCTACGCGGTTTCCTTGGCCGTATGCTCTTCTCTGGGGATGAAGTTAACAAACCTGTCAACGTCTTGTCAGGAGGAGAAAAAGTTCGTGTTATGCTTTCAAAACTCATGCTCTTGAAATCAAATGTGCTTGTCCTCGATGATCCAACCAATCACTTGGACTTGGAATCTATCTCAAGTTTGAATGATGGATTGAAAAACTTTAAAGAATCAATCATCTTTGCCAGTCATGACCACGAGTTTATTCAAACTCTAGCCAACCATATCATTGTCTTGTCTAAAAATGGCGTCATTGACCGTATCGATGAAACCTATGATGAATTCCTAGAGAATGCAGAAGTACAAGCAAAAGTTAAAGAACTTTGGAAAGACTAA
- a CDS encoding histidine kinase, with amino-acid sequence MNFFLVVDFILYFFIISHSYRLICKGQINRKELFFFGAYTLLVEVLLGLPFYLLYLDGLGISTFLFPLGLYSYFRWMKQYERDRGLFLSLLLSLLYESTHNFLSVTLSSLTGDNFVLQYYDPFFFVVTVLTYVVILKIIHYFHLNLNYFDKDYLYPFLKKVFFALLLLHIVSFVSDMVSTIKHLNSFGSILSSIVFISLLLTFFAMNSHKDQMEKEIALKQKKFEQKHLQNYTDEIVGLYNEIRGFRHDYAGMLVSMQMAIDSGNLQEIDRVYNEVLVKANHKLRSDKYTYFDLNNIEDSALRSLVAQSIVYARNNGVEFTLEVKDTITKLPIELLDLVRIMSVLLNNAVEGSADSYKKQMEVAVIKMETETVIVIQNSCKMTMTPSENLFSLGFSTKGRNRGVGLNNVKELLDKYNNIILETEMEGSTFRQIIRFKREFE; translated from the coding sequence ATGAATTTTTTCTTAGTAGTAGATTTTATATTATATTTTTTTATTATTAGTCACAGTTACCGTTTAATTTGTAAAGGTCAAATAAATAGAAAAGAATTATTCTTTTTTGGTGCTTATACATTACTAGTAGAAGTATTACTTGGCCTTCCCTTTTATCTTCTATATTTAGATGGGTTAGGGATTTCAACATTTTTATTTCCTTTGGGCTTATATTCCTATTTTCGATGGATGAAACAGTATGAGAGGGATAGAGGACTATTCCTAAGTTTACTACTATCTCTTTTATATGAGAGCACTCATAACTTTCTGTCTGTAACTTTATCCTCTCTAACAGGAGACAATTTTGTTTTACAATATTATGACCCATTCTTTTTCGTTGTAACGGTGTTGACTTATGTCGTTATCTTAAAAATCATTCATTATTTCCATTTGAATCTAAACTATTTTGATAAAGACTACCTCTATCCTTTCTTGAAAAAAGTATTTTTTGCTTTACTATTGCTACATATTGTATCTTTCGTTTCTGATATGGTAAGTACGATTAAACATTTGAATAGTTTTGGAAGTATTTTGTCATCTATTGTCTTTATTTCTCTCCTTTTGACTTTCTTTGCAATGAATTCTCATAAAGATCAAATGGAGAAAGAGATTGCTTTGAAGCAGAAGAAATTTGAACAGAAACATTTACAGAATTACACAGATGAAATTGTCGGTCTGTATAATGAAATCCGTGGTTTTCGACATGACTATGCTGGAATGCTTGTCAGCATGCAGATGGCAATTGACAGTGGCAATTTACAAGAAATTGACAGAGTTTACAATGAAGTTTTAGTCAAAGCAAATCATAAATTGCGTTCAGATAAGTACACTTACTTTGATTTGAATAACATAGAAGATTCAGCTTTACGAAGTTTGGTTGCTCAGTCAATTGTCTATGCTCGAAATAATGGTGTAGAGTTTACACTGGAAGTAAAAGATACGATTACAAAGCTCCCAATTGAACTATTGGATTTGGTTCGTATCATGAGCGTTTTATTGAACAATGCTGTTGAAGGATCAGCTGATAGCTATAAAAAGCAGATGGAAGTAGCAGTTATTAAGATGGAAACTGAAACAGTTATTGTGATTCAGAATTCATGTAAAATGACGATGACTCCTTCAGAAAATCTATTTTCATTAGGATTCTCTACTAAGGGAAGAAATCGTGGAGTAGGATTAAATAATGTGAAAGAACTACTAGATAAGTACAACAATATTATTTTAGAAACAGAGATGGAAGGCAGTACATTTAGACAAATTATTAGATTTAAGAGGGAATTTGAATGA
- a CDS encoding LytR family transcriptional regulator — MKVLILEDVIEHQVRLERVLDEISKESSIPISYKTTGKVREFEEYIENDEVNQLYFLDIDIHGIEKKGFEVAQLIRHYNPYAIIVFITSRSEFATLTYKYQVSALDFVDKDINDEMFKKRIEQNIFYTKSMLLENEDVVDYFDYNYKGNDLKIPYHDILYIETTGVSHKLRIIGKNFAKEFYGTMTDIQEKDKHTQRFYSPHKSFLVNIGNIREIDRKNLEVVFYEDHRCPISRLKIRKLKDILEKKSQK; from the coding sequence ATGAAAGTTTTAATTTTAGAAGATGTTATTGAACATCAAGTGAGATTAGAGAGAGTATTAGACGAAATTTCGAAAGAATCGAGTATTCCAATATCATACAAGACAACGGGAAAAGTCCGTGAATTTGAAGAATACATTGAAAATGATGAAGTAAATCAGCTTTATTTCCTAGATATCGATATTCATGGTATTGAGAAAAAGGGATTTGAAGTAGCTCAGCTCATTCGTCATTACAATCCTTACGCTATTATCGTCTTTATCACCAGTCGATCAGAGTTTGCTACTTTGACCTATAAATATCAAGTATCAGCCCTAGATTTTGTTGATAAGGATATCAATGATGAGATGTTTAAGAAGAGAATTGAGCAAAATATCTTCTACACGAAGAGTATGTTACTTGAAAATGAAGATGTTGTAGATTATTTTGACTACAATTATAAGGGAAATGATTTAAAAATCCCTTACCATGATATTTTGTATATTGAAACAACAGGGGTCTCTCATAAATTGCGTATCATTGGTAAGAATTTTGCAAAAGAGTTCTATGGAACAATGACGGATATTCAAGAGAAAGACAAACATACTCAGCGATTTTATTCTCCTCATAAGTCATTTTTGGTAAATATAGGCAATATCAGAGAAATTGACCGAAAGAATCTAGAAGTTGTTTTCTATGAAGACCATCGCTGTCCTATTTCAAGGTTAAAAATTAGAAAATTGAAAGATATTTTAGAGAAAAAATCTCAAAAGTGA